From the genome of Fusarium oxysporum f. sp. lycopersici 4287 chromosome 3, whole genome shotgun sequence, one region includes:
- a CDS encoding hypothetical protein (At least one base has a quality score < 10): MFELRERETGSRSDASLSVRVSERGELQEPERAGDTGVACQCSECESNDSRSESSATLDAWHDAVIEGDRDEQSDTEPGEGEYSLLRQLQSRAGARLVEFPEGDEHGPVDAGGSTLAIFLAFEDGGRMKECWRHLYHTARVSTDVWLSGQTMTECFIIFLPDLDQPLSG, encoded by the coding sequence ATGTTCGAGTTAAGAGAACGAGAGACGGGATCACGGAGTGATGCAAGTTTATCTGTAAGAGTGAGCGAACGGGGTGAGCTTCAAGAGCCCGAGAGGGCGGGCGACACGGGTGTTGCCTGTCAATGTTCAGAGTGCGAGAGCAATGACTCAAGGAGTGAGTCCTCTGCTACACTAGACGCATGGCATGATGCGGTGATCGAAGGGGACCGAGACGAACAGAGTGACACCGAACCAGGTGAAGGTGAATATTCACTGTTGCGTCAGCTACAGAGTCGGGCAGGAGCACGACTGGTGGAGTTCCCGGAAGGGGACGAGCATGGACCCGTGGATGCGGGTGGCTCGACACTGGCGATCTTCTTAGCCTTTGAGGACGGAGGACGAATGAAGGAGTGCTGGAGGCATCTCTATCACACGGCACGTGTGTCAACGGATGTCTGGTTGTCGGGACAAACCATGACAGAGTGTTTTATCATATTTTTACCTGATCTCGATCAACCACTTTCCGGGTAA